The following are encoded together in the Panicum virgatum strain AP13 chromosome 6K, P.virgatum_v5, whole genome shotgun sequence genome:
- the LOC120712628 gene encoding ethylene-responsive transcription factor ERF109-like — protein MTNGIFSAMAGDQAYMIRFDGHFDDTSPSSAGAEPPEVQVQVQQPPPFAGRVISPEQEHQVIVAALLHVVSGYTTAPPEIFPPAAAACRVCGMERCLGCEGAAAIALDGAESNAAAAPGAAGQRRRRKKKNKYRGVRQRPWGKWAAEIRDPRRAVRKWLGTFDTAEEAAKAYDRAAVEFRGPRAKLNFPFPEQAAGRDEATSNGDASAAARSSDNTLSPSLCSGDAEERGQPAEWPRGGGQETGEQLWEGLQDLMRLDEAELWFPPTSNAWN, from the coding sequence ATGACCAACGGCATCTTCTCCGCCATGGCAGGGGACCAAGCGTACATGATCCGATTCGACGGCCACTTCGACGACacctcgccgagctccgccggcgccgagccgccggaggtgcaggtgcaggtgcagcagccgccgccgttcgCGGGGCGGGTGATCTCCCCCGAGCAGGAGCACCAGGTCATTGTCGCCGCCCTGCTGCACGTCGTCTCCGGGTACACAACCGCGCCGCCGGAGATcttcccgcccgccgccgcggcgtgccgGGTGTGCGGGATGGAGCGGTGCCTCGGCTGCGAGGGCGCCGCGGCGATCGCATTGGACGGCGCGGAGAGCAatgcggccgcggcgccgggcgcggcagggcagaggaggcggaggaagaagaagaacaagtacCGCGGCGTGCGCCAGCGGCCGTGGGGGAAGTGGGCGGCGGAGATCCGCGACCCGCGCCGCGCGGTGCGCAAGTGGCTCGGGACGTTCGACACCGCCGAGGAGGCCGCCAAGGCGTacgaccgcgccgccgtcgagttcCGCGGCCCGCGCGCCAAGCTCAACTTCCCGTTCCCCGAGCAGGCCGCGGGGCGCGACGAGGCCACCAGCAACGGCGACGCGAGCGCGGCCGCCAGGTCCTCGGACAACACGCTGTCGCCGTCGCTCTGCAGCGGGGACGCCGAGGAGCGGGGGCAGCCGGCGGAGTGGCCGCGGGGCGGGGGGCAGGAAACAGGGGAGCAGCTCTGGGAAGGCCTCCAGGACCTGATGAGGCTGGACGAAGCCGAGCTCTGGTTCCCGCCAACTTCCAACGCTTGGAATTGA